From a single Chlorocebus sabaeus isolate Y175 chromosome X, mChlSab1.0.hap1, whole genome shotgun sequence genomic region:
- the AMELX gene encoding amelogenin, X isoform: MGTWILFACLLGAAFAMPLPPHPGHPGYINFSYEVLTPLKWYQSIRPPYPSYGYEPMGGWLHHQIIPVLSQQHPPTHTLQPHHHIPVVPAQQPVLPQQPMMPVPGQHSMTPTQHHQPNLPPPAQQPYQPQPVQPQPHQPMQPQPPVHPMQPLPPQPPLPPMFPMQPLPPMLPDLTLEAWPSTDKTKREEVVSIF, translated from the exons ATGGGGACCTGGATTTTATTTGCCTGCCTCCTGGGAGCAGCTTTTGCCATGCCT CTACCACCTCATCCTGGGCACCCTGGTTATATCAACTTCAGCTATGAg GTGCTTACCCCTTTGAAGTGGTACCAGAGCATAAGGCCACCG TACCCTTCCTATGGTTACGAGCCCATGGGTGGATGGCTGCACCACCAAATCATCCCCGTGCTGTCCCAACAGCACCCCCCGACTCACACCCTGCAGCCTCATCACCACATCCCAGTGGTGCCAGCTCAGCAGCCCGTGCTCCCCCAGCAACCAATGATGCCCGTTCCTGGCCAACACTCCATGACTCCAACCCAACACCACCAGCCAAACCTCCCTCCGCCCGCCCAGCAGCCCTACCAGCCCCAGCCTGTTcagccacagcctcaccagcCCATGCAGCCCCAGCCACCTGTGCACCCTATGCAGCCCCTGCCGCCACAGCCACCTCTGCCTCCGATGTTCCCcatgcagcccctgcctcccatgCTTCCTGATCTGACTCTGGAAGCTTGGCCATCAACGGACAAGACCAAGCGGGAGGAAGTGGTGAGTATATTTTGA